The genomic DNA GGGCCTTCGGCCGTGAGCACCTCGATGCGCTCGAGCACGTTGTGCACCGCGCTCGCCAATGATTCGATCTTGCGCACGCGCGCCGGCGTCGCATGGATGGCGCCGTTGCCGAACATCTGCTCAAAGGCCGCGCGGATCGCGGTGGCACCCACCAGCCGCGGGCCGCCGGGATGCACGCAGAACACCTCGTCCTCGTCGGCCCAGCAGGCCATCAGGGCATCGATGTCGCCGCGCTGCAGCGCTTCGTAGAAGGCGGCTTCGATGTCGTCGGCAGTGCCGCCGATGGCCGCGGCGGCGCGAAGTGGGGTCTTGGGCATGGGGTGATTTTGCCGCGCGATCGGTGACATGGGGCTGCACCGCTTTGGCCTTGCGGCGCACCGCGTTGCCGCAGCGCGGGCGGTTCGCCTGCTCCACTTTGGACCAAATGGTCAAAACACAACATCTGAAAACTCTCAAGCCATTGATTTAAAAGGGATTTTCCAATTGGCACGGGCCATGCATAGGGCTTTGCGACCTCGCAACAGGAGCTTTTTGCATGAACGTCGGCATCTTCATTCCCATCGGCAACAACGGCTGGCTGCTCTCGGAAAACGCGCCGCAGTACAAGCCCAGCTTCGAGCTCAACAAGGAGATCACGCTGAAAGCCGAACGCTACGGCGTGGACTTCGTGCTTTCGATGATCAAGCTGCGCGGCTTCGGCGGCAAGACCGAGTTCTGGGACCACAACCTCGAGTCGTTCACGCTGATGGCCGGGCTCGCTGCGGTCACCACGAAGATCAAGCTCTTTGCCACGGCTGCCTCGCTGGTGATGCCGCCGGCCATCGTCGCGCGCATGGCGTCGACCATCGACTCCATCTCCAACGGACGCTTCGGCCTGAACCTCGTCACCGGCTGGCAGCGGCCCGAGTATTCGCAGATGGGCATGTGGCCCGGCGACCAGTTCTTCGGCACGCGCTACCAATACCTCTCGGAATACATCCAGGTGCTGCGCGACCTCTGGGGCAGCGGCCGGTCGGACTTCAAGGGCGAGCATTTCAAGATGGACGACTGCCGCCTGAGCCCGCAGCCGAAGGCCGACATGAAGGTGATCTGCGCGGGCCAGAGCGATGCGGGCATGGACTTCTCGGCCAAGTACGCCGACTACAACTTCTGCTTCGGCAAGGGCGTGAACACGCCCAAGGCCTTCGCGCCCGCGGCCGAGAAGCTCATCGAGGCCACGCGCAAGACCGGCCGCCACGTCACCACCTACGTGCTGATGATGGTGATTGCCGACGAAACCGACGAGGCCGCGCGCGCCAAGTGGGAGCACTACAAGGCCGGCGCCGACCACGAGGCCATTGCCTGGCTGGGCCAGCAGGGCGCGGCCGACACCAAGTCCGGCGCCGACACCAATGTGCGCCAGATGGCCGACCCGACCTCGGCCGTCAACATCAACATGGGCACGCTGGTCGGCTCCTACGCCACCGTCGCGCGCCTGCTCGACGAAATGGCCGAGGTGCCGGGCACCGAGGGCGTGCTGCTGACCTTCGACGACTTCGTGCAGGGCGTGGAGGCCTTCGGCGAACGCATCCAGCCGCTGATGAAGAGCCGCGCGCACGTGCAGAGCCCCGTGCCGTCGCAGGCCGAACCCGAGCGCCTTGCGGCCTGAGCAGGAGCGTCACGTGAGCACTCCGGCACGCAACACCACCCTCACATCGAGCA from Variovorax sp. V93 includes the following:
- a CDS encoding nuclear transport factor 2 family protein, which encodes MPKTPLRAAAAIGGTADDIEAAFYEALQRGDIDALMACWADEDEVFCVHPGGPRLVGATAIRAAFEQMFGNGAIHATPARVRKIESLASAVHNVLERIEVLTAEGPKHAFVLATNVYHKTVEGWRLVAHHASPGSAREPSDLNELPQTLH
- the rutA gene encoding pyrimidine utilization protein A; amino-acid sequence: MNVGIFIPIGNNGWLLSENAPQYKPSFELNKEITLKAERYGVDFVLSMIKLRGFGGKTEFWDHNLESFTLMAGLAAVTTKIKLFATAASLVMPPAIVARMASTIDSISNGRFGLNLVTGWQRPEYSQMGMWPGDQFFGTRYQYLSEYIQVLRDLWGSGRSDFKGEHFKMDDCRLSPQPKADMKVICAGQSDAGMDFSAKYADYNFCFGKGVNTPKAFAPAAEKLIEATRKTGRHVTTYVLMMVIADETDEAARAKWEHYKAGADHEAIAWLGQQGAADTKSGADTNVRQMADPTSAVNINMGTLVGSYATVARLLDEMAEVPGTEGVLLTFDDFVQGVEAFGERIQPLMKSRAHVQSPVPSQAEPERLAA